Proteins encoded in a region of the Triticum dicoccoides isolate Atlit2015 ecotype Zavitan chromosome 3A, WEW_v2.0, whole genome shotgun sequence genome:
- the LOC119272920 gene encoding potassium transporter 5-like, which produces MAEPLKTSSNGAAERGAENPASGTAKAPSPSPSPGRLQGFDSLHMEAERIPGGPSHAAKVGWATTLHLAFQSLGVVYGDMGTSPLYVFSSTFTGGIKDTNDLFGVTSLIIYTLALLPLMKYCFIVLRANDNGDGGTFALYSLISRYARISLIPNQQVEDATVTHYKLESPLNSVKRAHWIKEKMENSPKLKIILFLVTILATSMVIGDGVLTPCISVLSAVGGIKQSANSLTQGQIAGIAIGTLIALFLVQRLGTDKVGYTFGPVILTWFILIAGIGIYNVIKHDTGILKAFNPKYIIHYFQRNGKEGWISLGGVVLCITGTEAMFADLGHFNVRAIQIGFSVVLLPSVLLAYMGQAAYLRIYPEHVADTFYKSIPGPLYWPTFVVAVAAAIIASQAMISGAFAIIAQSQILGCFPRVRVTHTSNKFHGQVYIPEINYALMILCVAVTAIFQTTDKIGNAYGIAVVFVMFITTLLVTLVMAMIWKTSLLWIALFPIIFGGAELMYLSSAFYKFKEGGYLPLGFAAILMLIMGTWHYVHVHRYKYELKNKVSNNYVVELATKRNLPRLPGIGVLYSELVQGIPPILPHLVEKQFIHQESFYNKSTHSLAGEDAAIEESGDAMEPYVEVQDARLPKRFSDGIIASPLNVCMDETEFIQRGMDDGVVHLLGETNVVAEQNAGLVKKIIVDYAYNFMRKNFRQPEKITCVPHNRLLRVGMTYEI; this is translated from the exons ATGGCCGAGCCTCTGAAAACGAGCAGCAATGGAGCTGCCGAAAGGGGTGCTGAAAACCCTGCCTCTGGGACGGCGAAGgcgccgtcaccgtcgccgtcgccggggAGGCTACAGGGATTCGACTCCCTGCATATGGAGGCTGAAAGGATTCCCGGTGGCCCAAGCCACGCCGCCAAG GTTGGCTGGGCGACGACACTGCACTTGGCCTTCCAGAGCCTAGGTGTTGTCTATGGGGACATGGGAACTTCACCGCTCTATGTGTTTTCTAGCACCTTTACTGGTGGGATCAAAGATACAAACGACCTCTTTGGTGTCACGTCCCTGATTATTTACACTCTGGCTCTCCTTCCGTTGATGAAATATTGTTTCATTGTCTTGAGAGCTAATGACAATGGTGATG GTGGAACATTTGCACTTTATTCCTTGATATCTCGGTATGCTAGGATTAGCTTGATACCTAATCAACAGGTTGAAGATGCAACGGTCACCCACTACAAGTTAGAGTCCCCTTTGAATAGTGTCAAGCGGGCTCATTGGATAAAGGAAAAGATGGAAAACAGCCCAAAACTGAAGATCATACTTTTTCTAGTGACTATTCTAGCAACTTCAATGGTTATTGGTGATGGTGTGCTAACTCCATGTATTTCAG TGCTTAGTGCAGTCGGTGGAATCAAGCAATCAGCAAACTCCTTAACTCAAG GACAGATTGCTGGCATTGCGATTGGCACTCTGATTGCGCTCTTTCTTGTTCAACGGTTAGGCACAGACAAAGTTGGTTACACATTTGGACCAGTAATCTTGACATGGTTCATCTTAATTGCTGGTATTGGAATTTATAATGTGATCAAACATGACACTGGAATTCTAAAAGCATTCAACCCAAAATACATCATACACTATTTCCAAAGAAACGGGAAGGAGGGCTGGATTTCACTTGGAGGTGTTGTTTTATGCATCACAG GAACCGAAGCAATGTTTGCTGATCTTGGTCACTTCAATGTGAGAGCAATTCAG ATTGGCTTCTCCGTAGTTCTACTCCCATCAGTGCTGCTGGCTTACATGGGGCAAGCTGCGTATCTTCGCATCTACCCTGAACACGTTGCAGATACATTCTACAAATCGATCCCAG GACCATTATATTGGCCAACATTTGTGGTGGCCGTGGCTGCTGCTATAATTGCAAGCCAAGCTATGATATCTGGTGCCTTCGCAATCATTGCCCAGTCCCAAATTCTTGGATGCTTTCCACGCGTTCGTGTCACCCACACTTCAAATAAGTTTCATGGGCAGGTCTACATCCCTGAGATCAACTATGCATTAATGATCTTATGTGTAGCTGTGACAGCTATTTTCCAAACTACAGACAAGATTGGCAATGCATATG GTATTGCTGTCGTCTTCGTGATGTTCATAACAACACTTCTAGTCACACTGGTCATGGCCATGATATGGAAGACAAGTCTGCTATGGATTGCACTCTTTCCGATAATATTTGGTGGTGCAGAGCTCATGTACTTATCCTCAGCGTTCTACAAATTTAAAGAAGGTGGCTACTTGCCACTAGGTTTCGCAGcaattttgatgcttataatgggcACATGGCATTATGTTCATGTTCACCGGTACAAATATGAGCTCAAGAACAAAGTGTCAAACAACTACGTGGTAGAGTTGGCAACAAAGCGAAATCTTCCTAGGCTTCCAGGAATAGGCGTTCTGTACTCAGAGCTTGTCCAAGGAATCCCACCCATACTCCCTCATTTGGTAGAAAAA CAATTCATCCATCAAGAATCTTTCTACAACAAAAGCACTCATTCCCTTGCAGGAGAAGATGCTGCAATCGAAGAATCAGGAGATGCAATGGAGCCTTATGTTGAAGTTCAAGATGCAAGGTTACCGAAAAGGTTTTCAGATGGAATCATTGCTAGTCCACTAAACGTGTGCATGGATGAGACAGAGTTTATTCAGAGAGGGATGGATGATGGTGTTGTCCATCTGCTGGGAGAAACTAACGTGGTTGCAGAGCAAAATGCCGGATTAGTGAAGAAAATAATAGTTGACTACGCCTACAATTTCATGAGGAAGAACTTCAGGCAACCAGAGAAGATCACATGCGTCCCTCATAACAGACTGCTACGAGTGGGAATGACATATGAGATCTAG
- the LOC119270222 gene encoding potassium transporter 5-like isoform X2 encodes MAEPLITNGNGAAEGGAAGSAFASVKVPPPSPPRRLQRFDSLHMEAGKIPGGHSYAAKVGWATTLHLAFQSLGVVYGDMGTSPLYVFSSTFTGGIKDTDDLLGVMSLIIYTVLLLPLMKYCFIVLRANDNGDGGTFALYSLISRYARISLIPNQQAEDATVSHYKLESPTNRVKRAHWIKEKMENSPKFKVILFLVTILATSMVIGDGVLTPCISVLSAVTGIKQSAKSLTQGQIAGIAIGILIVLFLVQRFGTDKVGYTFGPVIFIWFILIAGIGIYNLIKHDTGILKAFNPQYIVEYFQRNGKDGWISLGGVILCITGTEAMFADLGHFNVRAVQIGFSAVLLPSVLLAYMGQAAYLRIHPEDVADTFYKSIPGPLYWPTFVVAVAAAIIASQAMISGAFAIIAQSQVLGCFPRVRVTHTSKKYHGQVYIPEINYALMILCVAVTAIFQTTDKIGNAYGIAVVFVMFITTLLVTLVMAMIWKTSLLWIALFPIIFGSAELLYLSSAFYKFVEGGYLPLGFAAILMLIMGTWHYVHVHRYKYELKNKVSNNYVAELATRRNLARLPGIGVLYSELVQGIPPILPHLVEKVPSIHSVLVIISIKFLPISNIETNERFLFRYVEPREYRVFRCVVRYGYNNKVEDPREFENLLIGNLKQFIHQESLYSESSHSLEGEDNAFEESGDAMEPSVEVQDARLPKRFLDGITASPVNGLMDEIEFIQRGMDDGVVHLLGETNVVAEQDAGLVKKIIVDYAYNFMRKNFRQPEKITCVPHNRLLRVGMTYEI; translated from the exons ATGGCCGAGCCTCTGATAACCAACGGCAATGGAGCTGCTGAAGGGGGTGCTGCGGGCTCTGCGTTTGCGTCGGTGAAGgtgccgccaccgtcgccgccgaggAGGCTGCAGAGGTTCGACTCCCTGCATATGGAGGCCGGGAAGATTCCTGGCGGCCACAGCTATGCGGCCAAG GTTGGCTGGGCGACGACACTGCACTTGGCCTTCCAGAGCCTAGGTGTGGTTTATGGGGACATGGGAACTTCACCCCTCTATGTGTTCTCCAGCACCTTTACTGGTGGGATCAAGGACACAGATGACCTCCTTGGTGTCATGTCCCTGATTATCTATACTGTGCTTCTCCTTCCATTGATGAAATACTGCTTCATTGTCTTGAGAGCTAATGACAACGGCGATG GTGGAACATTTGCACTTTATTCCTTGATATCTCGGTATGCTAGGATTAGCTTGATACCAAACCAGCAGGCTGAAGATGCAACAGTCTCTCACTACAAGTTAGAGTCCCCCACGAATCGTGTCAAGCGGGCTCATTGGATTAAGGAAAAGATGGAAAACAGCCCGAAATTTAAGGTCATACTTTTCCTAGTGACAATTCTAGCAACATCAATGGTTATTGGTGACGGTGTGCTCACTCCATGTATTTCAG TGCTTAGTGCAGTTACGGGAATCAAGCAATCAGCAAAGTCGTTAACTCAAG GACAAATTGCTGGCATCGCAATCGGCATTCTGATCGTCCTCTTTCTTGTCCAGCGCTTTGGCACAGACAAAGTTGGTTACACATTTGGCCCAGTAATCTTTATATGGTTCATCTTAATTGCCGGCATTGGGATTTATAATTTGATCAAACATGATACTGGAATTCTGAAAGCATTCAACCCACAATACATAGTGGAATATTTCCAAAGAAATGGGAAGGACGGCTGGATTTCGCTTGGAGGTGTTATCTTATGCATTACAG GAACCGAAGCAATGTTTGCTGACCTTGGTCACTTCAATGTGAGAGCAGTTCAG ATTGGCTTTTCTGCAGTTCTGCTCCCATCAGTATTGCTTGCTTACATGGGTCAGGCTGCATATCTTCGCATCCACCCTGAAGATGTTGCAGATACATTCTACAAATCAATCCCAG GTCCATTATATTGGCCAACATTTGTGGTGGCCGTGGCTGCTGCTATAATTGCAAGCCAAGCTATGATTTCTGGTGCCTTTGCAATCATTGCTCAGTCCCAAGTTCTTGGTTGCTTTCCACGGGTTCGTGTCACTCACACCTCAAAAAAGTATCATGGGCAGGTCTACATCCCTGAGATCAACTATGCATTAATGATCTTATGTGTAGCTGTGACAGCTATTTTCCAAACTACAGACAAGATCGGCAATGCATATG GTATTGCTGTCGTCTTTGTGATGTTCATAACAACACTTCTAGTCACACTGGTAATGGCCATGATATGGAAGACAAGTCTGCTGTGGATTGCACTCTTTCCAATAATATTTGGCAGCGCAGAGCTCCTGTACTTATCCTCAGCATTCTACAAATTTGTAGAAGGTGGCTACTTGCCACTAGGTTTTGCAGcaattttgatgcttataatgggcACATGGCACTATGTTCATGTTCATCGGTACAAATACGAGCTCAAGAACAAAGTGTCAAACAACTATGTGGCCGAGTTGGCAACAAGGCGAAATCTTGCTAGGCTGCCAGGAATAGGCGTTCTGTACTCTGAGCTTGTGCAAGGAATCCCACCCATACTGCCCCATTTGGTAGAAAAAGTACCTTCCATCCATTCAGTTCTTGTGATTATCTCAATAAAGTTCTTACCAATCAGCAATATAGAAACAAATGAGAGGTTCCTCTTCCGATACGTGGAGCCAAGAGAATACAGGGTATTCCGATGTGTGGTGCGCTATGGTTACAACAATAAAGTAGAAGATCCAAGAGAGTTCGAGAACTTGCTTATTGGGAACTTGAAGCAATTCATCCATCAAGAATCACTCTACAGCGAAAGTAGTCATTCccttgaaggagaagataatgCATTCGAAGAATCAGGAGATGCAATGGAGCCTTCTGTTGAAGTTCAAGACGCAAGGTTGCCGAAAAGGTTTTTAGATGGAATCACTGCTAGCCCAGTGAACGGGTTAATGGATGAGATAGAGTTTATTCAGAGAGGGATGGATGATGGTGTTGTCCATCTGCTGGGAGAAACTAACGTGGTGGCGGAGCAAGATGCCGGTTTGGTGAAGAAAATAATAGTTGACTACGCCTACAATTTCATGAGGAAGAACTTCAGGCAACCAGAGAAGATCACATGTGTTCCACATAACAGGCTGCTGCGGGTGGGAATGACATATGAGATCTAG
- the LOC119270222 gene encoding potassium transporter 5-like isoform X1 has product MAEPLITNGNGAAEGGAAGSAFASVKVPPPSPPRRLQRFDSLHMEAGKIPGGHSYAAKVGWATTLHLAFQSLGVVYGDMGTSPLYVFSSTFTGGIKDTDDLLGVMSLIIYTVLLLPLMKYCFIVLRANDNGDGGTFALYSLISRYARISLIPNQQAEDATVSHYKLESPTNRVKRAHWIKEKMENSPKFKVILFLVTILATSMVIGDGVLTPCISVLSAVTGIKQSAKSLTQGQIAGIAIGILIVLFLVQRFGTDKVGYTFGPVIFIWFILIAGIGIYNLIKHDTGILKAFNPQYIVEYFQRNGKDGWISLGGVILCITGTEAMFADLGHFNVRAVQIGFSAVLLPSVLLAYMGQAAYLRIHPEDVADTFYKSIPGEIIRGSAKKWNELGTERLIFNNKLIYFVTGPLYWPTFVVAVAAAIIASQAMISGAFAIIAQSQVLGCFPRVRVTHTSKKYHGQVYIPEINYALMILCVAVTAIFQTTDKIGNAYGIAVVFVMFITTLLVTLVMAMIWKTSLLWIALFPIIFGSAELLYLSSAFYKFVEGGYLPLGFAAILMLIMGTWHYVHVHRYKYELKNKVSNNYVAELATRRNLARLPGIGVLYSELVQGIPPILPHLVEKVPSIHSVLVIISIKFLPISNIETNERFLFRYVEPREYRVFRCVVRYGYNNKVEDPREFENLLIGNLKQFIHQESLYSESSHSLEGEDNAFEESGDAMEPSVEVQDARLPKRFLDGITASPVNGLMDEIEFIQRGMDDGVVHLLGETNVVAEQDAGLVKKIIVDYAYNFMRKNFRQPEKITCVPHNRLLRVGMTYEI; this is encoded by the exons ATGGCCGAGCCTCTGATAACCAACGGCAATGGAGCTGCTGAAGGGGGTGCTGCGGGCTCTGCGTTTGCGTCGGTGAAGgtgccgccaccgtcgccgccgaggAGGCTGCAGAGGTTCGACTCCCTGCATATGGAGGCCGGGAAGATTCCTGGCGGCCACAGCTATGCGGCCAAG GTTGGCTGGGCGACGACACTGCACTTGGCCTTCCAGAGCCTAGGTGTGGTTTATGGGGACATGGGAACTTCACCCCTCTATGTGTTCTCCAGCACCTTTACTGGTGGGATCAAGGACACAGATGACCTCCTTGGTGTCATGTCCCTGATTATCTATACTGTGCTTCTCCTTCCATTGATGAAATACTGCTTCATTGTCTTGAGAGCTAATGACAACGGCGATG GTGGAACATTTGCACTTTATTCCTTGATATCTCGGTATGCTAGGATTAGCTTGATACCAAACCAGCAGGCTGAAGATGCAACAGTCTCTCACTACAAGTTAGAGTCCCCCACGAATCGTGTCAAGCGGGCTCATTGGATTAAGGAAAAGATGGAAAACAGCCCGAAATTTAAGGTCATACTTTTCCTAGTGACAATTCTAGCAACATCAATGGTTATTGGTGACGGTGTGCTCACTCCATGTATTTCAG TGCTTAGTGCAGTTACGGGAATCAAGCAATCAGCAAAGTCGTTAACTCAAG GACAAATTGCTGGCATCGCAATCGGCATTCTGATCGTCCTCTTTCTTGTCCAGCGCTTTGGCACAGACAAAGTTGGTTACACATTTGGCCCAGTAATCTTTATATGGTTCATCTTAATTGCCGGCATTGGGATTTATAATTTGATCAAACATGATACTGGAATTCTGAAAGCATTCAACCCACAATACATAGTGGAATATTTCCAAAGAAATGGGAAGGACGGCTGGATTTCGCTTGGAGGTGTTATCTTATGCATTACAG GAACCGAAGCAATGTTTGCTGACCTTGGTCACTTCAATGTGAGAGCAGTTCAG ATTGGCTTTTCTGCAGTTCTGCTCCCATCAGTATTGCTTGCTTACATGGGTCAGGCTGCATATCTTCGCATCCACCCTGAAGATGTTGCAGATACATTCTACAAATCAATCCCAGGTGAGATCATAAGAGGATCAGCTAAGAAATGGAATGAGTTAGGCACTGAAAGATTAATATTTAACAACAAACTCATTTATTTTGTCACAGGTCCATTATATTGGCCAACATTTGTGGTGGCCGTGGCTGCTGCTATAATTGCAAGCCAAGCTATGATTTCTGGTGCCTTTGCAATCATTGCTCAGTCCCAAGTTCTTGGTTGCTTTCCACGGGTTCGTGTCACTCACACCTCAAAAAAGTATCATGGGCAGGTCTACATCCCTGAGATCAACTATGCATTAATGATCTTATGTGTAGCTGTGACAGCTATTTTCCAAACTACAGACAAGATCGGCAATGCATATG GTATTGCTGTCGTCTTTGTGATGTTCATAACAACACTTCTAGTCACACTGGTAATGGCCATGATATGGAAGACAAGTCTGCTGTGGATTGCACTCTTTCCAATAATATTTGGCAGCGCAGAGCTCCTGTACTTATCCTCAGCATTCTACAAATTTGTAGAAGGTGGCTACTTGCCACTAGGTTTTGCAGcaattttgatgcttataatgggcACATGGCACTATGTTCATGTTCATCGGTACAAATACGAGCTCAAGAACAAAGTGTCAAACAACTATGTGGCCGAGTTGGCAACAAGGCGAAATCTTGCTAGGCTGCCAGGAATAGGCGTTCTGTACTCTGAGCTTGTGCAAGGAATCCCACCCATACTGCCCCATTTGGTAGAAAAAGTACCTTCCATCCATTCAGTTCTTGTGATTATCTCAATAAAGTTCTTACCAATCAGCAATATAGAAACAAATGAGAGGTTCCTCTTCCGATACGTGGAGCCAAGAGAATACAGGGTATTCCGATGTGTGGTGCGCTATGGTTACAACAATAAAGTAGAAGATCCAAGAGAGTTCGAGAACTTGCTTATTGGGAACTTGAAGCAATTCATCCATCAAGAATCACTCTACAGCGAAAGTAGTCATTCccttgaaggagaagataatgCATTCGAAGAATCAGGAGATGCAATGGAGCCTTCTGTTGAAGTTCAAGACGCAAGGTTGCCGAAAAGGTTTTTAGATGGAATCACTGCTAGCCCAGTGAACGGGTTAATGGATGAGATAGAGTTTATTCAGAGAGGGATGGATGATGGTGTTGTCCATCTGCTGGGAGAAACTAACGTGGTGGCGGAGCAAGATGCCGGTTTGGTGAAGAAAATAATAGTTGACTACGCCTACAATTTCATGAGGAAGAACTTCAGGCAACCAGAGAAGATCACATGTGTTCCACATAACAGGCTGCTGCGGGTGGGAATGACATATGAGATCTAG